In Apium graveolens cultivar Ventura chromosome 10, ASM990537v1, whole genome shotgun sequence, the following are encoded in one genomic region:
- the LOC141693830 gene encoding uncharacterized protein LOC141693830: MRLSIKTVKNIAFDIQVKPEDKVSDVKKILEAIKHADIYPASEQKLIHHGNVLEDEKTLEEKNITEDTSVVMMHSTGWDGIPLIELFYMTYASHDVVMPEKQLGTIAMIVDDIEFDLYHEQNIDMNKPPIEFMDYIPVTGIGPIYSELKLEFDDLFCGSYKGCIDVSPENFRHGDGIIKRSIKSVNCNGEIDVIFGYFNNATVAILEVQRLNMSASTTINVYGVIASTNSHFEDFSSTSILFVQKPTDSIEVCSMEKEKEHIGAITLSNTEKEKEHVGVIPLSKSRVGVPLGSVMYVDISLSCGDKDYQGTACFDTFLNGTDSQVVADCFRVKVTWNCNEFPTTEEEYNSDNSDIIPSSETTYHGKNINPYVSYFALT; encoded by the exons ATGAGGTTGTCTATTAAAACTGTGAAGAACATTGCTTTTGATATTCAAGTCAAACCGGAGGATAAA GTTTCTGATGTGAAGAAAATTTTAGAGGCTATAAAACATGCAGATATTTACCCTGCCTCCGAACAGAAGCTTATCCATCATGGAAACGTACTCGAGGATGAAAAAACGCTTGAGGAGAAAAATATTACTGAGGATACTAGCGTTGTCATGATGCACTCTACG GGATGGGACGGGATCCCTCTTATAGAGTTGTTTTATATGACATACGCAAGTCATGACGTTGTAATGCCCGAGAAGCAGCTTGGTACTATCGCTATGATTGTTGATGACATTGAGTTTGACTTGTATCATGAACAAAATATAGATATGAATAAGCCGCCGATTGAATTTATGGATTACATTCCTGTCACGGGTATAGGACCAATCTATTCTGAACTGAAATTAGAGTTTGATGATCTTTTTTGTGGTTCGTACAAGGGTTGTATAGACGTAAGCCCTGAAAATTTTAGGCACGGGGATGGTATAATTAAACGAAGCATCAAATCAGTGAATTGTAATGGAGAGATTGATGTTATTTTTGGTTATTTCAACAATGCCACAGTAGCCATTCTGGAGGTTCAGCGGTTGAACATGTCTGCTTCCACCACCATCAATGTCTATGGAGTCATTGCTTCTACGAACAGCCATTTTGAAGATTTTTCTAGTACAAGTATACTCTTTGTCCAAAAGCCTACTGACAGTATAGAAGTGTGCAGCatggaaaaggagaaggaacACATTGGAGCTATTACATTGTCAAACACGGAAAAGGAAAAGGAACATGTTGGAGTGATTCCATTGTCCAAATCTCGTGTTGGTGTTCCCTTAGGTTCCGTGATGTATGTGGATATTTCTCTCTCTTGTGGTGATAAAGATTACCAAGGCACTGCATGCTTTGATACTTTTCTAAATGGAACGGATTCTCAAGTGGTTGCTGATTGTTTTCGCGTAAAAGTCACTTGGAATTGCAATGAATTCCCAACCACTGAAGAAGAATATAATTCTGATAACAGTGATATAATACCCTCTTCTGAAACAACTTATCATGGGAAGAATATTAATCCGTATGTATCTTATTTTGCTTTGACTTAA